One part of the Diadema setosum chromosome 6, eeDiaSeto1, whole genome shotgun sequence genome encodes these proteins:
- the LOC140230076 gene encoding low-density lipoprotein receptor-related protein 12-like, translating into MSIKFFAGAYVGTPGFFLTIQAIHIDDPDLPSCNFREFYCPGDRVRCIDDFFHCNGQIDCVNGEDEEGCDRSHVTYSHCNPRTHYQCEGDPRNWRTCITREKLCDYNLDCPNFDDEVNCTCGEFDFRCQSGQCIPSYYVCDYYYDCLDGIEDEVDCGSPENTHYYTLEDSTFTTIQSPGYPSFYLPWAYEVYYVSAGSGYTVVAIFQDFLIDWKGFLSFGSGTDVNDHESVFAVFDHHDTPTTVFMPVNVFFVEFHGGPYGRSRGFQMELHALRAS; encoded by the exons ATGTCGATCAAATTCTTCGCAGGAGCCTACGTCGGGACGCCTGGATTCTTTTTGACGATTCAGGCGATACATATAGATG ATCCCGACCTCCCGTCTTGCAACTTTAGGGAATTTTATTGTCCTGGCGATAGAGTTCGCTGTATAGATGACTTCTTTCATTGCAACGGCCAGATAGACTGCGTTAACGGGGAAGATGAGGAAGGATGCGACAGAAGTCACGTGACTT ACTCGCACTGCAATCCCCGCACACACTACCAGTGTGAAGGGGACCCGCGGAATTGGCGGACGTGCATCACCAGGGAAAAACTCTGCGACTACAATCTGGACTGTCCAAACTTCGACGACGAGGTTAACT GTACGTGTGGCGAATTCGACTTCAGATGTCAATCGGGTCAATGCATTCCCTCTTACTACGTTTGCGACTACTACTACGATTGCCTGGACGGGATCGAAGACGAGGTCGACTGTGGGTCTCCAGAGAACACAC ATTATTACACCCTCGAAGATTCCACCTTCACCACTATTCAGTCACCCGGCTACCCGTCTTTCTACCTGCCGTGGGCTTACGAAGTCTACTACGTATCCGCAGGGTCGGGCTACACCGTTGTTGCCATCTTCCAAGATTTCCTGATTGATTGGAAAGGCTTCCTCTCATTCGGAAGCGGAACCGACGTCAACGACCACGAATCGGTCTTTGCCGTGTTTGACCATCACGACACGCCGACCACGGTCTTCATGCCAGTCAACGTCTTCTTCGTCGAGTTCCACGGCGGACCGTACGGGCGGTCTCGGGGATTCCAGATGGAGCTGCACGCTTTGCGAGCGAGTTAA